A single region of the Sorghum bicolor cultivar BTx623 chromosome 9, Sorghum_bicolor_NCBIv3, whole genome shotgun sequence genome encodes:
- the LOC110430188 gene encoding protein ALP1-like has protein sequence MGDDWDEAVQTMIMIELMSSHALRTSGMLEQAIHIDKYLSRRPYRTPKLPGIEWVMDNLHDPDRCYTMFRMNPEMFHKLHDVLTETYGLKSSRKSTSLEALGIFLWMLGDCQSVRQAKERFERSLGTISRLFNKVLVCMDRLAADILKPVDPTFSTMHDRLRSPRFYPYFKDCIGAIDGTHIPLTVPSNLFVQYLNRKGRTTQNVLAVCDFDMRFSFVLAGWPGSAHDMRVFNDATSTFGDQFPHPPPGNITLLIPGTQTGLVI, from the exons ATGGGAGATGATTGGGACGAGGCCGTTCAGACCATGATTATGATCGAGTTGATGTCAAGTCATGCATTAAGAACCAGTGGTATGTTAGAGCAAGCCATACATATTGATAAGTACTTGAGTAGGCGCCCTTATAGGACCCCTAAATTGCCTGGAATAGAGTGGGTCATGGATAATCTACATGACCCTGATAGGTGTTACACCATGTTTAGGATGAACCCTGAAATGTTTCACAAACTTCATGATGTCCTGACAGAAACATATGGCCTCAAATCCAGTAGGAAATCAACCTCTTTAGAAGCACTAGGTATCTTCTTATGGATGCTTGGAGACTGTCAAAGTGTTAGGCAAGCTAAGGAAAGATTTGAGAGGTCACTGGGTACTATCTCTAGGCTTTTCAACAAAGTGTTGGTATGTATGGACAGATTAGCTGCCGACATCCTAAAACCTGTTGACCCTACATTTAGTACAATGCATGACAGACTTAGAAGCCCTAGGTTCTATCcctacttcaaggactgcatagGCGCAATAGATGGAACCCATATACCATTAACTGTGCCTAGTAATTTATTTGTCCAGTACTTGAACCGCAAGGGTAGAACCACACAGAATGTCTTGGCTGTCTGTGACTTCGACATGAGGTTCAGTTTTGTCCTTGCTGGATGGCCTGGATCTGCTCATGATATGAGAGTCTTCAATGATGCAACATCAACTTTTGGTGATCAGTTCCCCCATCCACCTCCAG GAAATATTACCTTGTTGATTCCGGGTACCCAAACCGGCTTGGTTATCTAG